Genomic segment of Jaculus jaculus isolate mJacJac1 chromosome 6, mJacJac1.mat.Y.cur, whole genome shotgun sequence:
ctctggggtctcttgtcactgcaaatgaactccagacatacgcaccactttctgcatttggcttcatatgggtactggggaatcaaacttggaccatcaggctttgtaaccaagagcctttaacttctgagccatctctccagccctataaataaagttttcagggctggagagagagtttagcagttaaggcgtttgcctgtaaagccaatggacccaggttcaattccccgatgcccatgtaaagacagatgcacaaggtggcacaagtgtctggatttcattggcagtggctagaggccctggtgtacccatttctctctctcaaataaatattttttaaaaatttttaaaaaatgggatacagggctggagagatggcttagcggttaattgcttgcctgtgaagcctaaggaccccggttcaaggctcaattccccaggacccatgttagccagatgcacaagggggcgcatgcttctggagttcgtttgcagtaactggaggccctggcgcgcccattctctctttctatctgcctctttctcgctctgttgctctcaaataaataaaagtaccaaaaattaaaaaaaaaaaaatgggatacaGTACAAAAGGATCTTCAGCTGCCTCTTGTCTGTCCTAAATTCAAAGTATCTGGAAACCCTGGGGCACTAACACTGGTAACAGTTGTCAGGTACTGACCAGCTACTATCTCTGTTGGACATGGCATGCTCTCTGGTTTCCCAATGTCTCCACCACGATTGTCTCTCAGAGACTGAAGTTGAGCCACACACaccatgggaggtggagcctggcatggtggcacacaactataTCTTTGTACTATGGAGAAGGCAGAGAGGCAGGTGGATGTTGAGTTCCAAGCTGAAAGTGAGACTCTTTCAATAAAccaacatctgggctggagagatggcttagtggctaaggtgcttgcctgtgaagtctaaggatccaggttcaattctccaggtcccatgtaagccagatacacaaggtggcacatgcatctggagttcttttgcagtggctagaggccctggcgtgcccaatctctctgtatcaaataaataaataaaaataaatcttaaaaaaaaaaaaaagaaaccaagccaggtgtgatggtgcacacctttaatcccagcactcaggaggcagagaaacccagcctcaaatgaggtggaacaGAGGGCAGACCTGGgggttgtcctctgaactccacaggCTCCCCGTgccatgcacacacccatacttacacacaaacataaaaacacccatGTACACTcagaaaagtatttaaaaattaaagttatgtcaggagtggtggtgcatgcctttaatcccagcactagggaggcagaggtaggaggattgctgagagtttgagaccaccttgagactacatagttaattcaggtcagcctggaccagagtgagaccctacctcaaaaaaaaaaaaaaaaaaaaaaaagttacaagggctggagagatggtttaacagttaagacgcttgcctgcaaagccaaaggaccccaggttcaattccccatgacccaagcaagccagatgcacaagggggctcatgtgtctggagttcctttgcagtggctggaggccctgaagtgcccattctatctgcctctctcaaataaatagacacatattttttttttaaatttgctgtgcatggtggcgcacaccttaatcccagcagaggcagaggtaggaggctagcctgaaactacagtgaattcaaggttagcctggactagattatCACccaaccacaaacaaacaaaaaaccaacagaaAGCTgtgaaatcctagcactcagtaagCTGAGGCAGAACCTAAATCCAAGGACAGCCTTGAGATATAAagctgtctcaaaaccaaaataaggggtaagaggtggttcagcagtcagtgattaaggtgtttgcctgcaaagcctagcaagcagtttgattccccagcacccacctgtcAGACGTAGAAGGTGGCGGTGCAtgttgtctagagttcatttgtggcagatggaggccttggagtgcccattctctgtctcttctctgacaccgcttgaaaataaatatttttaaaaaatcaattacagcctgttgtggtggtgcatgcctttaatccaagcactcaggaggcagaggtaggaggatcactgagaattcaaggccacactgagaatacatagtgaattcctggtcagcctgagctagagaccctcccttgaaaaacaaaacaaacaaattaattacaAATTCTATGTGATCTGGTCTCTGCTCACTTGGTACTTTAGAACTGCTCTAACCTCCCCCAACACATCACCCTCTTCAAGACCACCTTTGCTGAAATTGTTTCCCAGTGTACAAGTGTCCTCTGTGGCCACACCACAGCCTTTGCCTGCAGGTTCCCGCACACCCTTCAAGGCAGTTCATTATCTGGTTTCCTTGACTTCATTTAGTCACCCCACATCCAACACCTGTAATCTGCCTAGAGGGTGACAGTTAATGACCACTAATGCTTAAGAATGCACAGAAGATGTTATGTGGGAGTACAAGGGGAAGTTAGATTGCAGGTTGGGAGACATCTGAGGATGTCTTTGGCCCAGGCCCGAAGGAGGAGTAGGAGTTAGCTGAGCAAGACGAGAGGAGCAGCACTATACAGGGATCAACAGTACAAAATAGAGCACactgaaaacagaaggaaaatcaGCAGGTGAGGAACTTAAAGAGCCCCAGTGGCTGGAGCAAAGAATGGGACGGCAAAACATCTGAAAAGCCTTCATAATTAACTGTTGCTGTATGGCCTTGACCTTGCCCTGCTTTCCTGAGGTGGCTTTCAagctgtcccaggctgacctggaattcactctgtagtctcagggtggccttgaactcacagcaatcctctaccttaGCAGTTTTGACACAAACCAAAAAGAACTTAGGCTTTCCTACCAAGTTGCACTGTATATGTGGGCCAAATGTGGGATACCTTGGGACTCATTATAATGCCTACATTGATTTTCCCTATTTATAATATTAAAGAGCTTCTTGAATGGTCATCTTGAGCTGGGAAAATGTTTTTCCAGGGTACTTTGCTTATCACCAGCAGTCAGAAATGAAGATGAACCAGGCAAAGGGATATATCTAACTTGCCCTAGTTTGATAATTTACTCCGTTTTctaggtgctggggattaaatctAAAGCATAGCAAGTGTTATGCAATATCCCCTTGATAATTAAGCCCAGTCTTGAACTCTTAATTCTCCCGCCTCTAACTATAATCAggtgctgggagttacaagcATGGCCCACCagaaagtattttcttaaaagaaCCCTGTCTGAGGAGCTACTAGCCAGTaaggctgtgggggggggggggggcaggactcTTTTCTTCAGTGGTACAACCACTGGTAAATTGCTTCTGATCCGGTTAAGCTGTTCCTACTTACGCCCATGAAAACTACTCTAATTAAACTTAGTGggtcacaaaaaaagaaaccttggggctggggagataactcagcggttcaacaaagcctaacaaccaaagttcaattctccagtacccatgtaaagccagatgcactacgtggcacatgcatctggagtttgtttgcagtggctagaggtccaggcaGACAtggatagaattcactatgtagtctcagggtggccttgaactcatagcaatcctacctctgcctcccaagtgctgggatttaaggcatgcaccaccatgtccagctggattttatttttaaatctccactttcatttctttttctgttttgaagcaggatctcattttagcccagactgacctagaactcactctgtatcccagaatGGCCATAAACTCagattctacctcagcctctcagaaaaagcatgtaccactatgcttggcatgcacttttctttgaggcagtcttggtttatagtccaggctgaccagggctatgtagaccagactgaccttgaactgtaTGCATCAgccttatgagtgctgggataggtatgagccaccatgtccggctgtcTTATTCTTTTTACTATTATTGCAAGCCCTCTCTTCAGTTCAGAATTTAAGTTAGAAAGCTGGGTGTCACAGCTCATGCATgaatgtaatcccagtacttgggaggctgaggtaggtgggaTGTCAGAAGTTCCAAGCcacccctccccctcaaaaaagaaaaaactaataaTTACAAGTAAGGAAAATATAGTAAGTTTCTAAAAATGATTTAACTATATCAAAAGCACAGGTGGCTTAAGTTCCTTCTAATGACAATTAGAGGATGAGTTGCTTCATGAATCCTATTACCTGTATTTCTAGTCACTGGTGACTGAAAGTAAATTTGTAAAGTTAAGTTAAATGGGGAAGGCAACTGACTACCAGAAAATAAACACCAACTTTattaaaacaatagcaacaacagaaAGTTTCCAATTTCTCGAAGGGAAAGAACATGAACCCTGCACCATCTGGCAAGCTTTTTAAGACTACATATTCACATCACGTTTATCGTTCTGGTGGCTCCCTGCCAGAGGGTCATTGAGGACAACTGCCATCAGAGCTGCTGCAAGGACACACTTTTCGCTGGGGATGGCATCACAGTCAACAACTCAGACAGAAGGCTGGAAGGATATTATTTCTGTTAAGCTCTTGGTATAGAAAGAACATATTAATGTGAACAGCAGAGTCTTGCTTCTcaaattcaaaaacaaattaGGAACTAAGCTATCAGTTTTTCTTGGAACAGTCGGCCAGAGTGCTTTACGAAGAATCCTTTTCGATCCCCACCCACCTggacgagggaaaaaaagggtgGCAAGGGGCCAATGCAGGAGCAGGAGCTTCTGGTAACTCTCCAGGCTCGGCTCCCTTTCTGCTGGTAGTAGTAGGCGTTTTTTTCTGGCAGCTGCAGCAgcttgatggcaggagaaaggagcCTCCCATCAATCACCTCTTCTTGAAGCCGTATTTTTTGCGTTCATAGAACAGATCTGTCTTGGAGCTCCCCAAATTGACAATCTTTGGGCAACCATCTCTCTGGAAAACAGAATGGAGAATTCGGTAAATTGTTGGGATTGAGTCAAGAGCGACTGAAGACTAAAACCTTAGACACAGGAGGAACAGTAGCTCAACTCTTCACCTTAGTATTCAAAGACTGCAACAGTGCTGGTGATATGATATAACTTTGCACCAGTGCTTGTCTATGCACACAGCCTtttgggctcaatccccagcacccccccaacccccccccaagtGGCTGGCAAGGCATCCAAACACCTTACCTTAATAGGGAGTGTGTGTCAGACCAATCAACATTTTCTCTCCCCCTAACTCCCAGGAATTTTCAAAGATCATTTTATAGCTTTTGGATTAATGGTTTcttgatctttattttatttgatccaTTAGGAATTTATTAGAcagaggggcctggggagatggttcagtgggtaagtgcttgccatgtaatatgagaacctgagttcggatcctcaGTTTCCATGTAAAATTCCAAGCTCagtactggggagacagacaggaagattcCTAGGGTAAACTGGCTAGTTAGTCCAGCTGAAGTGGTGAGCCCAACTTCAGTGAAACTTCATCAAAAAAAggtggaagagggctggagggatggcttagtggttaaggcatttgcctgcaaagccactaaggacccaggttcaattccccaggacccacattagccagctgcacaagggggcgcatgcatctgaagttctttgcagcggctggaggccttaacacgcccactctctttttctctgtcaaataaataataaatgaaaataaaatatattttttaaaaaggtggaagGAACATATACATACAGGTTTGGCAacattgttttaatgttttttttttcctggtagggtctcactctagctcaggctgacctagaattcactacatagtatcAGGCTGGATTTgacctcacaacaatcctccatgtccagctgttttacaattaaaaatatatatatatatttatttaaaatatatatatttatttgagagtgacagaaacggataaacagagagagaaaatgggcatgccagggcctctagccacggaaaatgccaccctgtgcatcttgtctgacatgggtcctggggaatcgaacctgggtccttaggctttgcaggcaaactccttaactatTGAggaatctctccaaccctggtttttaatttttaaatgagacCACAAAGTCAATGTTTAGCATGGTATCATTTCCTATAAAACCATGTACCATGTATTGTACAGAGGATTCCTACCTATAGAGTGTGACATAATAAGGGAGCAAGCCTCCCCCCAATGACTCACAGTGCAAATTCAAGAAGGATGTAATCTAGACTTAAAGCTGGGTGAAGCAGGTTGGTGCATGTccttaatctcagctcttgggagtaTCAGGTAGGAGGACTACAAAAGCCttacaacctggattcaattccccagaatctgtgtaaagccagatacaccaagtggcacatgcatctggagttgtttgtagtagctgaaggcccaggcatacccactctctgtctctgcttcaaaataaataaactatcaaaaaataaaataacaggctgaagagatggcttagcatttaaggcatttgcctccaaccTCAGGCTCCTTAGTaactgccaccatgcccaactccttTAGTACCATCTTCATCTTAAAGTGGAAAGTTGTAAATCAAGCCATCACAAATGGGGCACtatatgtatttacttttatctttatcaTAGCTGTATAAGGTAGAAACTGTTATGATCAATCTTctcattctcatttatttatttattcatttgagagacaggaagagagagagagagaatatgggcacatcagggcctccagccactgcaaatgaattccagacatgtgggccacattgtgcatctggctgacatgggtattggggaattgaacctaggtcctttggctttgtaggcaagtgccttaaccatttctccaggcctccaGGAACCTTTTTAAAGCTATAACTCCtctcccctttttttgtttttcgaggtagggtctcagtctggcccaggctgacctgcaattcagtagtctcagggtggcctcgaactcatggcaatcctcctacctctgcctcccagagtgctgggagtgcCACCAGACCACTGGCCTTTCCTCTCTCGCTTAAAAGCACTGTGGGTGGGCCTTTTGTTAACGACCCACTGAGCTGTCAAGAAGGTCTGGGTGAAGCAGcagcatgtgctgtttacatcAACTGGTGGTGTGACAagatgaaaaagaggaaaaaaaaaagagagacagaacttCACATGGCTAGaatttgggttcaatccccagttcaGAAAACAAGAATAGCTGGAGCTAGTTCAAAGGGGTTATTTCTTTCTTCACTTGGTGTTTTTCAGCATTTTCTATTATAGACCCACAGCAAGACAgcaattcagtatgtattctcagagtggccttgaattcatggcaatcctcttacctctgccacccaagtgctaggattaaaggtgtgtgccaacatacctagatctggtagctttcttttaaaaaaatatgcattttatttatttatttgaaagaaagaggaagaggcagatagaaagaatgggcacaccagggcctccagccactgcaaataaactccagaagcatgggccaccttgtgcatctggcttacgtggatactagggagtTGCGcccagttccttaggcttcacaagcaagtgccttaacctctaagctgtttctccagcccagctttttttttaaagacatacgccaccatgtgcagctctTAAATGGTGGTTATTTTAAGGCTTTGAAAAACTATTTACAAGGACACCCATTTTAGTTTATTGTCTTAATTACCTTATAAATTATGAAAGTTGCAGGAAGAGGAGAACAATAACAGGGGTGGGTTTTGTTGCAGGAAGATTTCTGCATAGGAAAAAGCACTTGCACTTAATCTACATGATGATCTATCTGTAAGGATGAGAGGCTGGATCATGTCACTAGACTGCTTTGTGTTCCTTGGAAACTAGTGCTGAGTAAACGTGAGCTAGATCTCAAATATCCTCAGAACATTCCTGTATGATAAGTAGGCAAAGCGATGTGGAGAATAATCCTCAGGGGCAGAATATGACACAAGAATTCACAGGTATCAGGtcacacacatatcacatgtaGACAAGCCAGACAGCAAGTAGTGTTTATTAAGTGTTCTCTGGTTGCAAGCTTATGTCAGATGTAAACTCTAGCTGTAACTGTAAAAGTCCAAGAAAGCGCTGTACTTAAATGGGGTTTTAGCTAGCTTAACTCGTGTCCCTTCTCTTCAATACTCACACTTCAATTATCAATACCTACCTACTCTGAAGGAGAACCCAATGTTTACGTATGGGAGGGGGCTCCTAGGAATAATTTATGGGCAGCACAAAAACTGCTGTACTGTGCTTCTACAAGTCAGACACTGTTACCAAGACCTAAAAAAGGAGGGACAAATCCATGAACCAAGTCCCTCCACTAAAGAGGGAACAACCACAGGAATACCTATAGAAAGCAGAATCTGACtggtaaagaaaatggaaatcacAGTTTATGAAGGAAGACTGTTCAAGCTATCATTGTTTTCTAAAATCTAAGATCTCCTTtctcagggtggagagatggcttagcggttaagcacttgcctgtgaaggttaaggacccacattagccagatgcgcaaggggacacacatgtctggagtttgtttgagtggcaggagtccctggtgtgcccattctctctatctgctctttctctgtcactgtcaaataaataaaataaaatctcctttctcttttttttccctctctctctccttccttctttttctttttttaaggtagggtctcattctatcgcaggctgacctgaaattcactatgtagtctcaggctggccttgaactcacagcgatccacccgtacttctgcctcccaagtgctggaattaaaggcatgtgccaccatgcccagcttaggctTCTCATTTTCATAGCCCATATCAGCATTCCTTAACCACTTAGTGTTGCAATCAACTTGAAATGTCTCCAATTCAATTTCGCCACCAAATTCACCTAAAATGACCTTTATGATAGTAGactcaggacttgggaggctcagACAGGAGGAATGACATGAATTTGAGATTGCCCTGGAATACAATGATTACctggccagactgggctatacagtaagaccttgcctcaggaaacaaacaaaaagaaatacaacaacaaaaaacctcagagggctggagagatggcttagcagttaagcgcttgcctatgaagcctaaggaccccagtttgaggctcaattccccaggacgcacgttagccagatggacaagggggcgcatgcatatggagttcgtttgcagtggctggaagccctggcgtgcccattctctctctctctctctctctctctgtcactctcaaataaataaaaatgaaccaaaatttttttaaaaaaaaaaccctcaaaaagagaaaacagagccgggcgtggtggcgcacgcctttaatcccagcactcgggaggcagaggtaggaggatcgccatgagttcgaggccaccctgagactacatagtgaattccaggtcagcctgagccagagtgagaccttacctcgaaaaacaaaaaaaaaaaaaaaaaaagagaaaacaggaagccaagcagggcaaggtggcacacgcctttaatgacagaactagggaggcagaggtaggaggactgccgtgagtttaaggccatcctgagactacataattaattccaggacagcctgagatacagtgaaaccctaccttgaaaaaccaaaaagaggaggagggagagagggggaaaacaTGAAAGTATTGCTTAAACTTACAGAAAACAGGATGTCATTTCTGAACAAGAATAATCACATGAGACATCAAAGGTGAGAGGGAGGTCAATACTGACAAAGATCTGCTTCTCCTACACTTTGCCCTTGCTAGAGAATATCTGCCTTATACAGGACTACACCCAGTTTGGCTGACAAGCTTGAAGGAATTGCAGCCTAGGTAATTAGCTGAACACTGCCACCTCCACAATGGCCATGGATCACAAAGAGGtacaaaaggaaaggaggaaaggtcAGTTGGAAAGCTCAGACTCACGTCCTTCTCCTGAATGGTGCACTCTTTACAATAATAGGCATCTGAGACTCCAGGGCCACCACAGATCACACAGCGGCCCTGGTAAGATCCATAGTTACACTCATCACATATGCGCACCAGGGTGCAGGGCCGCACATAGGAGTCACAGATCACACATTTGCCATcacctaaaagaaataaaaaagtgagagaatggagTTATGTTCACTACCAAGTACTTCTTCAAAAGCCTtgaccttctctttttttttggtttttcgaggtagggtctcttttcaagctgacctggaattcactaagcagtctcagggtggctcgaactcatggcaatcctacctctgccttcccagtgctgggattaaaggcatgcgcctctacacccagccttttttttttttttttttgggagggggcagggaggcagatagagggaaaatggacacatcaaggactctagccactgcagatgaactccagactcatttgacagtatgtgcatctggcttacatggttactggagaattgaacctaggtccttaggcttcgcaggtaagtgccttaatggctaagccatctcttcagcccaaattaaaaatatatatacattttgggctggagagatggcttagtggttaaccgcttgcctgtgaagcctaatgaccctggttcgaggctcgattccccaggacctatgcaagccagatgcagaaggtgggcatgcatctggtttgtttgcagtggccagagaccctggtgtacacattgtctctctttctgcctccttctctgttgctctcaaatttaaaaaaaatcttaatatatacattttatttgaaagaaagccaGGGGGAAgagcagataaagggagagagaatggggatgttcTCTTACTATTGTGAAATATATTATCAGTCtcctttgtaaaatttatttatttgcagggaggatgggcacaccagggcctttttctgctgcaaaggaactccagatacatgagccatttTGCAGTtagtcttacatgggtactggggaattgaacctgggtcatcaggctttacaggcaagctccttaactgctgaaccattttttTCTTAGCCCTCTCTtctaataaaaagaacaaattacaggggtggggagaggctcagcagttaaggagctttcctgaaaagcctaacaacctgagttcgattccccagtacccatgtaaagccaaatgcacaaagtaagtggtgcatgtatctggagttcacttgcagcagctggaggtcctcttctagctctctgcttgcaaataactaagtggttaaaggagcttgacTGTAATGCCTGGTGGCTAGTGtctgattccctagaaccctcataaaaccagatgcacaatactgtatatatgtaagtacaatgattgtgatgggaaggtaatatgatggagaatggaatttcaaaggggaaagtgtgggggggagcgagggaattaccatgggattttttttgtaatcatggaaaatgctaataataattaaaaaaaaccagatgcacaaagtggtgcatgtgtctggagttcctttgcagcgccAAGAGGCCCTCATGGGCACCcgtgctctctttctctatcacaaagaaataaatttaaaaaactgcacGCTTTAAccagtatgggggggggggttgtgctaTTCTGCTAATTCTTACTGTTCAAAGGTAGAAATTTTCTCAGTCTAAatatagagccgggcgtggtggtgcacgcctttaatcccagcaatccagaggcagaggtaggaggattgcagtgggttcgaggccaccctgagactacatactgaattccaggtcagtctgagctagagaccctacctttgaaaaaccagaaaacaaaacaaaactaaatatattGTGTCTAAAATATTTAAGTTGAAGCAGGGATAAGGAAGGAGCCTTTGGTTGCAGCCTGGCATTCAGTTTTCACATGCTTCCAAGCCTTTGTGTTACCTCTGGAGATAACCGTCTATTGGCCCTCAAGACACTGAGCGGGAGGGATGGGGTATGAGAGGAAGGTGCATTCCACTCACATTTTTCACACAATCTTCCGATAGCTGCAAGATCAAAGacggccaaaaaaaaaaaaatacaattagaaTAAAGGCTGTGACGAAGGGAGTAAATTCATCTTCCAAGCTGTTAGGAAATGCAGGAAGGCCGTTTTgtcctgcttttctctctctctctctcgtgacACAATCTCACGGTGTGTCCCGGAGCGGGACTAGAACTCGCGGCAATCCCCTTGCCTCAACCTCC
This window contains:
- the Phf5a gene encoding PHD finger-like domain-containing protein 5A: MAKHHPDLIFCRKQAGVAIGRLCEKCDGKCVICDSYVRPCTLVRICDECNYGSYQGRCVICGGPGVSDAYYCKECTIQEKDRDGCPKIVNLGSSKTDLFYERKKYGFKKR